The Helicobacter cetorum MIT 00-7128 region ATAAAGTTCAGCCAAATCTTTACACTCATAAGGGTCAAACAAAGTCCACATAGCATCTTCTAAAACCCTTTTCATAAATAAATCACACACCCAAAGAGCTGGAAATAAATCATGGGCTCTTCTTCTCTCATCACCACTATTTTTTCTTAAGTCAATGAACTCCATCACATCAATGTGCCAAATCTCTAAATACACCGCAATCGCACCTTTTCGTGTGCCTAGCTGGTCTACTGCAATAGCCACATCATTAGCGATTTTTAAGAATGGAATCGTGCCTGCACTGGCATTTTTATGCCCATCAATATAACTTCCAATGGAACGCACTAAAGAAAAATCCCAGCCAATGCCCCCACCATATTTGGATAATAACGCCATTTCTTTATAGCTATCAAAAATCCCTTCAATATTATCAGGCGTGCTACCAATATAGCATGAGCTTAGTTGGTGCTTTGTAGTGCGAGCGTTTGCTAGAGTTGGGGTTGCACACATCGCTTCAAATTTGCTTAAAACTTCATAAAACTCCAAAGCGATTTTATTAGGTTCTTCTTCGTTTTGAGCTAAAAACATTGCAATGCTCATAAACATGTGCTGGGGTAATTCAATAGGGTTATTGTCTGTATCTTTTAGTAAATAGCGGTCATACAAAGTTTTAATACCCAAATAGTTGAATTGAAAATCCCTTTCAGGCTTGATTTGACTATTCAAAAATTCCAAATCAAATTTCTCTTTAAAGCCCTTGAGCATGCGATTTTTTTCTTCAGCGTTTTCAAAATACTCTTTCAAATGTTTATAGCCCGTAAAACCGCTCACTTTATGATATAAATCATATAAAAAAAGTCTTGAAGCTACAAAACTCCAGTTAGGCGTGTCAATATCTATCTTATCTACAGCGGTTTTAATTAAGGTTTGCTGGATTTCTTCGGTAGTAATCTTATCTCTAAACTGCAACCTTGCATCTACTTCTAGCTCACTTTGGCTCACGCCTTCTAAATTTTCTGTAGCATCTTTAGTGTATTTTTGAATCTTTGTAATATCCAAAGGTTCAATACGCCCATTGCGTTTAGTTACCGTAATCAAAACTTATCCTTGCATGTTTTTCTAGTTAAAAAAGTCTGTATTATAGTCTTATTATTTTTTAAAAAACTTAAAATAGCCATTTTCAAAGTTGGTTTGAGTAGCACGAGAAGTCGTTAGTGAACCACTAGGAATATCTTTAGTTGCTGTTGTGCCACTACCTATTAGGACATTAGAGCCGATATTTATGGGAGCCACAAGCTGGCTATCGCTCCCTATAAAGACATTTTCGCCAATAATCGTTTTATGCTTGTTCTTACCATCATAATTACAAGTAATTACACCTGCTCCGACATTCGTGTTTTTTCCTATCTCACAATCTCCTAAATAACTCAAATGAGACGCTTTAACGCCTTGAAAATGAGCGTTTTTAGTTTCTACGAAATTTCCTATTGTGCTTTCTTTTAACATGCATTTAGGACGCACATGGGCAAAGGGTCCTATGCTACTATTAATAATTTCGCTATCTTCTATAACGCTATAGGCTTTAATGTGAGCGTTTTCTATTTGGCAAGTCCCACTCAAACGCACCCCTTGTTCCAAGATACATTCACCTTTAAAGTTAACGCCTTTTTCTAAGTAAATGCTACTTGGTAATTGCATAATAACCCCTAAATCCATAGCATTCTTTCTCAATCTTTCTAACATAATCTCTTCAGCTTTAGCTCTCTCTGCTTGGCAATTTACCCCCAAAAAACATTCTTCTTCTAATAAAATTGCATCAATCTTTTCATTTGTGCCTAGTGCAATTAAATCTGTGAGATAGTATTCTGATTGAGCGTTTTGATTTTCTAACTTGGATAGATTTTGTTCTAAAAACTTTCTTTCAAACAAATACACTCCAGCATTCACGCTTTTAATTTCTTTTTCTTTAGTATTAGCGTCCTTTTCTTCTATAATCTTTTTAACTTGATTATTTTCTAAAACAATGCGTCCATAACCTTTAGGATGAGCCAAATTTAGCATGCCTATGGCGTTATTGTTGCTTTCTAATAGGGGGGCTAGAGCGTTTTTAGTGATTAAGGGCATGTCCGCATTCAAAATTAAAATTTTTTCATATTTGGTAGGAATAGGCGTTTTATCTTCTCGCATGATAGCCCCCCCAGTGCCTGAATACTTTTCTACTAATTGCGTGTGGAAAACCACTTTATCAAAACGCTTTATGACCGCTTCTTTAATACGCTCTTGTTGATGGTGTAAGATGAGATGCACATCATCACTAATTGAAAAAGCTACTTCTAAAATGTGAAACAACATAGGCTCTCCACAAATAGTGTGTAAGCTCTTGGGCAAGCTAGAATGCATGCGAGTGCCTTTGCCAGCGGCTAGTATGATTACAGAAAGCATTGAAATCCTTAAATTTAGGGGGTTATTTTAGGGAATTTTAACATGCATTGTCTTATAATTTGGCTTGTGTTTTTAATCAAATGTTTAAGGCTAGAATTTTGCGTTTCTTAAAAATCATTCTTTTGATACTTGCCATAATTTGTCCCTTAATGAGTGCAGATAGCACCTTGCCTAGTGTCAATCTTTCTTTAAACGCTCCCACAGAGCCCAAGCAACTTGTAACTACGCTTAATGTAGTTGCACTACTCACACTCTTAGTTTTAGCTCCATCACTGATTTTAGTGATGACAAGTTTCACTCGTTTGATTGTTGTTTTTGGTTTTTTAAGAACCGCTCTAGGCACGCAACAAACCCCACCCACTCAAATTCTAGTCTCACTCTCTTTAATATTAACTTTTTTTATCATGGAACCTAGCTTGAAAAAGGCTTATGAAAATGGCATTAAACCCTACATGGATAAAAAGATTTCTTATACTGAAGCGTTTGAAAAAAGTGCTTTACCCTTCAAAGAATTTATGCTTAAAAACACACGAGAAAAGGATTTAGCCCTTTTTTTTAGGATTAGAAACTTGCCTAATCCCAAAACCCCTAATGATGTGAGTTTGAGTGTTTTAATCCCAGCGTTTATGATAAGCGAATTAAAAACGGCGTTTCAGATTGGCTTTTTACTCTACTTACCTTTTTTGGTAATTGATATGGTTATAAGCTCTATTTTAATGGCAATGGGTATGATGATGCTCCCACCTGTAATGATTTCTCTACCTTTTAAAATCTTAGTGTTTATTTTGGTAGATGGGTTTAATTTATTGACAGAAAATTTAGTAGCGAGTTTTAAGACAATTTAAAAGCAAGTTTAAAAGTGTTTTTTAAGAGAGATGTCTAGGAAAATCCTAAACATGCTATTTAGGATTTGATGTTTAGGACTTTCTAGGATTAGCCTCAGTTACCCTAATGGTGCGCCCCATAAAATCTGTATTATCCAACTCGCTAATAGCTTGATTAGCACTATCGCCTTGCATTTCTACAAAACCAAAACCCTTAGGTCTCTTTGTTTCTCTATCACAAATTAGCTTGACACTAAACACTTCGCCAAATTTACTAAAAAGTTCCTTAACCTCTTCGTTGGTTGCACTATAAACCAAGTTTCCTACATAAATATTTTTCAAAATAAAATTCTCCGTTAAACAGATAATAACTACTATAGTAATTAATGATAATGCTAAAAACAAAATAACACTTTCAAAGAAATAAAGGCGATTAAAAAGGCAATTGGATACTATAGAGTATGAGAATTCTACTTGATAATAGCTTAAAATTTTCTAAATCAACATAAAATAAATTAAAAAGAGTTTTGTAAATTTATAATTTTTATTTTAATAATCAAAAAATACAATTTTACTCATTTCTTAATACACTTAAGGGGTCAATATTAGAGGCTTTTTTAGCTGGATAATATGAAGAAAGTGCGACAATGATAATGGAACCAACAAGAGTTAAAATAAAATCTATCATAGATAAATCTAGGGGCAATTTATCCATGCCATAAACATCAGCTGGTAATGAAATAATGGGGAATGTGCTTAAAATATACATACCTAAAAATGCCAAGATAACCCCTAAAATTATCCCACCAATTCCTATAGTATTACCTAAGTAAAAGAAAGTTTTTTGAATTTCTTGTTTGCTACTTCCCATGCTAAAAAGGAGGGCAATTTCTTTGCGTCTATTCATCACTACCATTAAAAGCGAACTAATTATATTTAAAGATGCCATTAGAATAATTAGCATAAGCACAATAAAAAGCGCTCTTTTTTCTAATGCCATAGCTGAGAAAAAGTTACCATTTTGTTGCCACCAACCCTCAATGCCTATGCCATGATGATTGATAGAATTAAGGGCTGTGCGTAAAGAATGGATATCTTGCATAGGATTTTTAGAATACACATGGATACCATCATATAAACCTAGTGGTAAGCGTCTAATAGCACTTATAGCCTCAAGGCTAGTATACATGTAAGTCATATCATATGATTTGAGTCCAGAGTCAAAATCTCCTTTGATAACAAAGCGTTTCATAATTGGCGAAAGTGTTAAGCCTGTTGGCTCTAACTCAGTAAAGAATAAATCTGCTTTAGAGTTGGTTACAAGGCGTAAATTTTCTTTAAGGCTTTTTCCCATAATCAAACTAAAGGGATTATCTTTAAAAGCTTGTTTATCTATAAATTGCAACGCATTGGCTAAAACTTCATTAATGCGTGTTTCTTTAGAAATATCTACCCCAAAAACAACGCCCCCATTCATAGAACCCTTATTTCTAGCAAGTGCTTGGGTATGCAAATAGGGGCTAAAAAGCATTTTGGGGAATCTTTTTTCTAATTCTTCAAGCACTTCTTGATTGATGCCATAAGAACTTGTCGCATAGAGTGTTAGGGGGTAATTCATTACAAAGAGCTTTTTTTCAAACTCTTTTTCCATGCCATTCATAATTGCCATAGCCACAATTAAGACCATAACCCCAATAGCCACGCCAAAGAAAGCTAAAAGGGCAGTTATACTAATAAAAGGTTGGCTTTTATCAAAACGCAAATAGCGTTTTAAGAGAAAAAAAATTAGCGTTTGCTTACTTGGCAAAAATACCCTTTTTAGGACCGCTTTTACCACAGCAATGTTTGTATTTTTGTCCGCTACCACAATGACACATTTCATTTCTTGATGGGGTTTTAGCAAAAGTCTTTGTAGGGACAACTAAATCGTTTTCAAGGTTATCTTGGTATGACATGCTTTCTTGTTCTTTTTCTTCGCTTAAATTATCTAAATAACGCTCTGCATCATTAGAATCTTCTTCGCTTTCAAATTGAATCTTAGAAAAGGTTTTAATCGCCTCAATCTTGATATTATCAATGAGTTCTAAGAAGAGATTGTAACTCTCTTTTTTGTATTCTACAAGGGGGTCTTTTTGGTTATAGCCCCTTAAATTAATGCCGGTTTTGAGATTATCCATAGTGTAGAGATGTTCTCGCCATGCGTTATCTAAAATCTGTAGATACACGATGCGTTCAATCCTACTTCGTTGCTCGCTATCTATTGATTTCATTTTATTTTCGTAGGCGCTCTCTAGGGTGTTAGCAACAAAAGTTTCTATATTTTCAGCTTGCTCTAAGCTATCAAGCTCAATATCCACATTAAAATCTTCTTTTAACATGTTTTTAAGCCCTAAAAGTTCATCTTTAGATAAATCTTGATTGTCAAAGGCTTTGATTTTAGAAAAGATTTGATTGAGTGCATATTCTCTATTTTCAGAAATTTTTGCGCTAATATCATAATTGACATCAAGCAATTCATCTCTAAACTTATACACGCTTTTGCGTTGCTCATTGGCTACATCATCGTATTCTAACAAATGCTTTCGGCTTTCAAAATGCAAGTTTTCAACCTTTTTTTGTGCGTTTTCAACTGCTCTTGTTACAAGCTTTGATTCAATATGTTCGCCATCTTTAAGCCCTAGTCTTTCCATAACCCCCTTAATCCTATCGCTTCCAAAAATGCGTAACAAATTATC contains the following coding sequences:
- the glmU gene encoding bifunctional UDP-N-acetylglucosamine diphosphorylase/glucosamine-1-phosphate N-acetyltransferase GlmU: MLSVIILAAGKGTRMHSSLPKSLHTICGEPMLFHILEVAFSISDDVHLILHHQQERIKEAVIKRFDKVVFHTQLVEKYSGTGGAIMREDKTPIPTKYEKILILNADMPLITKNALAPLLESNNNAIGMLNLAHPKGYGRIVLENNQVKKIIEEKDANTKEKEIKSVNAGVYLFERKFLEQNLSKLENQNAQSEYYLTDLIALGTNEKIDAILLEEECFLGVNCQAERAKAEEIMLERLRKNAMDLGVIMQLPSSIYLEKGVNFKGECILEQGVRLSGTCQIENAHIKAYSVIEDSEIINSSIGPFAHVRPKCMLKESTIGNFVETKNAHFQGVKASHLSYLGDCEIGKNTNVGAGVITCNYDGKNKHKTIIGENVFIGSDSQLVAPINIGSNVLIGSGTTATKDIPSGSLTTSRATQTNFENGYFKFFKK
- the fliP gene encoding flagellar type III secretion system pore protein FliP (The bacterial flagellar biogenesis protein FliP forms a type III secretion system (T3SS)-type pore required for flagellar assembly.) — translated: MFKARILRFLKIILLILAIICPLMSADSTLPSVNLSLNAPTEPKQLVTTLNVVALLTLLVLAPSLILVMTSFTRLIVVFGFLRTALGTQQTPPTQILVSLSLILTFFIMEPSLKKAYENGIKPYMDKKISYTEAFEKSALPFKEFMLKNTREKDLALFFRIRNLPNPKTPNDVSLSVLIPAFMISELKTAFQIGFLLYLPFLVIDMVISSILMAMGMMMLPPVMISLPFKILVFILVDGFNLLTENLVASFKTI
- a CDS encoding RNA recognition motif domain-containing protein; translated protein: MKNIYVGNLVYSATNEEVKELFSKFGEVFSVKLICDRETKRPKGFGFVEMQGDSANQAISELDNTDFMGRTIRVTEANPRKS
- a CDS encoding FtsX-like permease family protein → MKCVIVVADKNTNIAVVKAVLKRVFLPSKQTLIFFLLKRYLRFDKSQPFISITALLAFFGVAIGVMVLIVAMAIMNGMEKEFEKKLFVMNYPLTLYATSSYGINQEVLEELEKRFPKMLFSPYLHTQALARNKGSMNGGVVFGVDISKETRINEVLANALQFIDKQAFKDNPFSLIMGKSLKENLRLVTNSKADLFFTELEPTGLTLSPIMKRFVIKGDFDSGLKSYDMTYMYTSLEAISAIRRLPLGLYDGIHVYSKNPMQDIHSLRTALNSINHHGIGIEGWWQQNGNFFSAMALEKRALFIVLMLIILMASLNIISSLLMVVMNRRKEIALLFSMGSSKQEIQKTFFYLGNTIGIGGIILGVILAFLGMYILSTFPIISLPADVYGMDKLPLDLSMIDFILTLVGSIIIVALSSYYPAKKASNIDPLSVLRNE